One Lacipirellulaceae bacterium DNA window includes the following coding sequences:
- a CDS encoding PEP-CTERM sorting domain-containing protein (PEP-CTERM proteins occur, often in large numbers, in the proteomes of bacteria that also encode an exosortase, a predicted intramembrane cysteine proteinase. The presence of a PEP-CTERM domain at a protein's C-terminus predicts cleavage within the sorting domain, followed by covalent anchoring to some some component of the (usually Gram-negative) cell surface. Many PEP-CTERM proteins exhibit an unusual sequence composition that includes large numbers of potential glycosylation sites. Expression of one such protein has been shown restore the ability of a bacterium to form floc, a type of biofilm.) yields MRRERFFCALAALVAIMAMTVEQSYAATLRYRASGDWTQITDGATPGWGPNPVGVGTSLPGAGDDARINFGGNTVQVTSTVPTVSRVQIGVDESGILIVQNGGNLTANLDILAGNNNANATGTLTVNDGGTVNVGRILWAANDNSNGNININPGGQVNVASHLWWGVTGTAIANISGTLSQTGGILGLGTSNASTASGGTATVNIMSGGLLALNNISGAAGLPSIQAGSVIDITGTGELTLPGDFVGLLNDYEAAGKITGDGGASDVIIDLTKNPGFTTAYLSQIPEPTSALLLSLGLSGVLARRRR; encoded by the coding sequence ATGAGACGAGAAAGATTTTTCTGCGCACTTGCTGCGCTAGTCGCCATAATGGCGATGACGGTTGAGCAATCTTACGCTGCGACACTTCGCTACCGTGCTAGCGGAGATTGGACTCAGATAACGGACGGTGCTACCCCAGGCTGGGGGCCGAATCCTGTCGGTGTGGGAACGAGCCTACCGGGAGCAGGTGATGACGCCCGAATTAACTTTGGCGGAAACACCGTCCAGGTGACCTCAACTGTTCCAACCGTCAGTCGAGTTCAAATTGGCGTTGATGAGAGCGGTATCCTCATTGTTCAGAATGGAGGAAACCTTACAGCAAACCTTGACATTCTTGCTGGCAACAACAATGCAAATGCAACCGGTACGCTGACGGTCAACGACGGCGGGACCGTGAATGTTGGGCGGATCTTGTGGGCTGCCAACGACAACTCAAATGGCAACATCAACATCAATCCAGGCGGGCAAGTGAATGTTGCCAGCCATCTTTGGTGGGGCGTAACAGGTACCGCAATCGCAAATATCAGCGGCACACTTTCTCAGACCGGTGGCATTCTTGGCCTTGGTACAAGTAACGCTTCCACTGCTTCGGGCGGTACCGCTACCGTCAACATCATGAGCGGTGGCCTACTGGCGTTGAATAACATTTCTGGTGCCGCGGGACTGCCCTCGATTCAAGCCGGATCGGTTATCGATATCACAGGCACTGGCGAGCTGACTTTGCCGGGCGACTTTGTGGGACTGTTGAACGATTATGAAGCCGCCGGCAAGATCACCGGTGATGGGGGTGCGTCAGACGTAATCATCGACCTCACCAAGAACCCTGGCTTTACGACAGCTTACTTAAGCCAGATTCCTGAGCCGACCTCAGCGCTCTTGTTGAGCCTTGGGCTATCTGGAGTTCTTGCTCGTCGACGTCGTTAA
- a CDS encoding sulfatase, with the protein MKSKVATSRLLQSAFRNSSTGLSVLLVSAVLTGMATAAPKLNVLFIVVDDLRPEVKCYGKASMVTPHMDRLAKKGVKFNHAYCQYPVCNPSRASFLTGKRPDELGILNNEISLRQKWPDLVTLPQLFRNNGYYTAGLGKLFHVGLDDTGKKTLFRDMASFDHFYRALGKSPAIGHEGKGRKVGGESIPWCSWLAAEGGDEAQPDGMLASEAVRVLEENRDNPFFISVGFHKPHDPFHAPKEYFEPYPLDQVKLAKNPADRTPLLRHALPIHSYDFSKFNDQDCREIKRAYRACTTFADAQVGKLFETLDRLELWDSTIVVLMGDHGYHLGEHGWWNKVTVFELGARGPMMIWVPGEKGMGQPTDSVVEFLDLYPTLIDYCGLENPHKLSGKSLRPVLEEPAKTWDQSAYTQVTRGEVGMGYSVCQGSYRFTQWGKKGQGGYELYDHSKDHAGYYNLADDPDFAEVRERMDKLLKQGFPALN; encoded by the coding sequence ATGAAGTCCAAAGTCGCAACCAGCCGCCTTCTTCAATCAGCATTTCGCAATTCATCGACTGGTTTGAGCGTCTTATTGGTCAGCGCAGTGCTTACAGGCATGGCTACGGCGGCCCCTAAACTCAACGTCTTGTTCATCGTGGTCGACGACCTGCGTCCCGAAGTTAAATGCTACGGCAAAGCATCGATGGTTACGCCCCACATGGACCGCCTGGCGAAGAAAGGCGTGAAATTCAACCACGCCTATTGTCAGTACCCGGTTTGCAATCCGAGCCGCGCTTCTTTTCTCACAGGCAAACGCCCTGATGAGCTCGGAATCTTGAATAATGAAATTTCGCTGCGGCAGAAGTGGCCCGACTTGGTTACGCTTCCGCAACTCTTCCGCAACAACGGTTATTACACCGCCGGACTAGGAAAGCTCTTTCACGTAGGACTCGATGACACAGGCAAGAAAACACTGTTTCGTGACATGGCTTCTTTCGATCACTTTTACCGTGCGCTCGGGAAGAGCCCAGCCATCGGGCACGAAGGAAAAGGTCGCAAGGTAGGCGGTGAGAGCATCCCTTGGTGTTCGTGGCTGGCCGCGGAAGGGGGCGACGAGGCGCAGCCCGATGGCATGCTGGCCAGCGAGGCGGTACGAGTTCTTGAAGAAAACCGTGATAACCCTTTCTTCATCAGCGTCGGATTTCACAAGCCCCACGATCCGTTTCACGCACCAAAGGAATACTTCGAGCCTTATCCTTTGGATCAGGTCAAGCTGGCTAAGAATCCTGCTGATCGAACTCCGTTACTAAGACATGCGCTGCCAATCCATAGCTACGACTTTTCCAAGTTCAACGATCAAGATTGCCGTGAGATCAAGCGTGCCTATCGTGCCTGCACCACTTTTGCCGATGCCCAGGTGGGAAAATTGTTTGAGACCCTCGATCGACTGGAGCTTTGGGACAGCACGATCGTCGTCCTGATGGGTGACCACGGTTACCATTTGGGTGAGCACGGCTGGTGGAACAAAGTAACCGTCTTCGAACTCGGTGCCCGCGGGCCGATGATGATCTGGGTGCCGGGAGAAAAAGGGATGGGGCAGCCGACTGATTCTGTCGTTGAATTTCTCGACCTTTACCCGACGCTTATCGACTACTGCGGGCTAGAAAATCCGCATAAGCTCTCGGGCAAGAGCTTACGTCCCGTCCTGGAAGAACCTGCCAAGACATGGGACCAGTCAGCTTATACGCAAGTCACACGCGGTGAAGTAGGCATGGGCTACAGCGTTTGCCAAGGTTCCTACCGCTTCACGCAATGGGGTAAGAAAGGACAAGGTGGGTACGAACTCTATGATCATTCCAAAGATCACGCGGGCTACTACAACCTAGCTGACGACCCTGACTTCGCGGAGGTGCGCGAGCGGATGGACAAGTTATTGAAACAGGGCTTCCCCGCCTTGAACTAG
- a CDS encoding GntR family transcriptional regulator → MVYVTSEMSHFESAHLEELAITHTPAMKHLRIANLLERRIQKGDYALNGIPAERDLADDIGVSRVTLRKALDDLEQKGLLERAANRRLVLSPNARAKVGGMQIAFVSPSIAPKSFSPDLQLWLAAMESVARKRGDRVRVINYHHWDDPAITESIRAFDGVFLVTSSEPIPAWTAELLTEANGVVALSEDLTHFDMPSIVLFPPRLTDSMIERLQNLGHRQIDCINVQGHNTITQARIDEWTKWSEGESVGGRLFDEPCDVDRNIFDVGVEVARKWIREKDKQTTAVFCITLPAAMGVVRAASEAGISIGDELSVCTIDCEGIGKFINPPIASFERPEAVDYMNTCADWFAGGGEVDNWDGPLLIEPQELKIFDGGSIGSPTTK, encoded by the coding sequence ATGGTCTACGTCACCTCCGAGATGTCTCACTTCGAGTCAGCGCATCTTGAAGAATTGGCGATAACCCACACTCCTGCAATGAAGCACCTCCGCATTGCCAATCTGCTCGAACGCAGAATCCAGAAAGGGGATTATGCCCTGAATGGGATTCCTGCCGAACGCGATTTGGCCGACGACATTGGAGTCAGTCGAGTTACCCTTCGCAAAGCACTCGACGACTTGGAGCAAAAGGGCCTTCTCGAAAGGGCTGCGAATCGTCGACTTGTGCTTAGTCCGAATGCGCGCGCGAAAGTTGGTGGGATGCAGATTGCATTCGTCTCGCCGAGCATCGCCCCGAAGTCATTCTCACCTGACTTGCAACTTTGGCTAGCGGCTATGGAAAGTGTGGCACGTAAACGAGGGGATCGCGTGCGTGTGATTAACTACCACCACTGGGACGATCCGGCGATTACCGAATCGATACGGGCCTTCGATGGTGTTTTTCTCGTCACCAGTTCTGAGCCAATCCCTGCGTGGACGGCTGAGTTGCTTACCGAAGCGAATGGAGTGGTTGCACTATCTGAGGATTTGACGCACTTCGATATGCCGTCGATTGTCCTGTTCCCGCCGCGATTAACTGATTCCATGATTGAGCGTTTGCAAAATCTCGGTCATCGACAGATCGATTGCATCAATGTTCAAGGCCACAACACAATTACGCAAGCAAGAATCGACGAGTGGACCAAATGGAGCGAGGGTGAATCAGTTGGCGGACGGCTCTTTGATGAGCCGTGTGACGTCGATCGAAACATCTTCGACGTTGGTGTCGAGGTCGCGCGTAAATGGATTCGCGAGAAGGATAAGCAAACCACGGCTGTCTTCTGCATCACTTTACCGGCAGCGATGGGCGTAGTCCGAGCCGCTAGCGAAGCCGGCATCTCGATCGGCGATGAGCTATCCGTCTGCACGATTGACTGCGAAGGCATTGGAAAGTTTATCAATCCGCCGATCGCGTCTTTCGAACGTCCTGAAGCCGTGGACTACATGAATACCTGTGCTGATTGGTTTGCTGGCGGAGGTGAAGTAGATAACTGGGATGGGCCGCTCTTGATCGAACCGCAGGAACTCAAAATCTTCGATGGCGGTTCAATCGGGTCACCGACAACGAAATAA
- a CDS encoding glycoside hydrolase family 38 C-terminal domain-containing protein encodes MHQQQDKPRVERAPDAPQRSHPAGSPPFVGESTYIEGRVKVLKDRLAQAIYPRRSPVKSIEFAGPVERISFDEAKDLNFRPTEIGVSLGPTFATYWFRLKIQIPEDWQGERIDFAWSSNSEAELWIEGQAVHGFNPGRETSQLIKVAEGNEELTLFVEVACNHLLGADGVPGLPWPTPSPRSSHWLETCEIRCFDRAAWDLYHDIRVLYELLVDRLPAQESRAINPGQKALSRPALDTAWAGQLLYDLNAVCNSLDPDNRQTWAAAREQLSQLLSVGNGSVCHELSAIGHAHIDTAWLWPLAETYRKTVRTFSSAVRNMDDYPEFLFACSQAYQYECIQQRNPDLFRRIQEKADAGQWIPVGGTFIEPDCNLPSGESLCRQFLFGQRYFEKHFGRRCTEFWNPDVFGYAGQLPQIMRLAGIDKFLTQKLSWNRFTSPQHHTFYWESPDGSRVLTHFPPADTYNGTCEVEELRYHAANYKNADRGRDAYYLFGHGDGGGGPTTEMLETLRRTKNLLGVPKCEHRTPEDFFQRLEKNTRSIPSIVGELYFELHRGTYTSQAMMKRGLRKSERLLHDIELVGVLARHQSQASYPKERVDQLWKKLLLNQFHDILPGSSIAEVHEQARGDFASILEFGQAIREELLDQLSHGELESGEPEGSTLLPLNTTSFPRREVVETADRGLHLVDAPSVGFGEFLPRNEPRMPVTIELRDGVLHLQNESLSAKLSESGELLELKETESGRQVLSGPGNKFVLYDDHPSLWDAWDVEPSILETGHDCQPASRCHIQTPGPLRAEVVFERAIGTSSSLKQTVRLDADSRRLEFHCEVDWQEKHKLLKVHFPTTVRASNATFEMPFGFAERPTHCNTSADAAQFEVPGHRWADLSEPGYGVALLTDCKYGYSVSRGDLALSLLRAPTYPDEQCDVGKHQFAYAVVPHQGDWRSGDVVREATSFNQPLLWAKRPEIEAGRSLFTVEGGLVLDTVKPAEDGEGVVVRLYDPYGSSGRAVLKTRLPFSSACKSNILEDNLGHVDLFEEMSSEGEPWRCLSLDYRPAEVVCLHLI; translated from the coding sequence ATGCACCAACAGCAGGACAAGCCGAGAGTTGAGCGCGCACCTGATGCTCCTCAGCGAAGCCATCCTGCTGGCTCGCCTCCCTTCGTTGGTGAAAGTACTTACATTGAAGGTCGCGTAAAGGTTCTAAAAGATCGGCTCGCCCAAGCAATCTACCCTCGGCGATCACCGGTCAAATCAATCGAGTTTGCCGGACCTGTTGAACGCATTTCCTTTGATGAAGCGAAAGACCTTAATTTTCGTCCGACAGAAATCGGCGTATCACTTGGGCCGACCTTCGCGACTTACTGGTTTCGACTCAAAATTCAGATCCCGGAAGATTGGCAGGGCGAGCGGATCGATTTCGCTTGGAGCAGCAACAGCGAAGCAGAACTCTGGATCGAGGGGCAAGCGGTTCACGGTTTCAATCCGGGTCGCGAAACGTCACAACTTATCAAAGTGGCCGAAGGTAATGAGGAACTGACTCTCTTCGTCGAGGTGGCTTGCAATCATTTGCTCGGTGCCGACGGAGTGCCCGGCCTTCCCTGGCCGACTCCCTCGCCACGCTCTTCTCACTGGCTCGAAACTTGCGAGATTCGCTGTTTTGATCGAGCGGCATGGGATCTCTATCACGACATTCGAGTGCTCTACGAACTTCTCGTTGACCGCCTGCCGGCACAGGAGTCGCGTGCCATCAATCCGGGTCAGAAAGCGTTGTCTCGACCGGCGCTCGACACTGCTTGGGCAGGCCAACTTCTCTATGATTTGAATGCCGTCTGCAATTCGTTGGACCCAGACAATCGCCAAACGTGGGCGGCAGCTCGTGAACAACTTTCCCAATTGCTTTCTGTCGGCAACGGCTCAGTTTGCCACGAGCTCAGCGCAATCGGACACGCCCACATCGATACCGCTTGGCTGTGGCCCTTGGCGGAAACGTATCGCAAGACCGTACGAACTTTCAGTTCCGCTGTCCGCAATATGGATGACTATCCTGAGTTTCTGTTCGCATGCTCACAAGCCTATCAGTACGAGTGCATCCAGCAGCGAAACCCCGATCTCTTCCGCCGGATTCAAGAAAAGGCTGACGCCGGTCAATGGATTCCCGTGGGAGGGACCTTTATCGAGCCCGACTGTAATCTGCCTTCTGGTGAGTCACTCTGTCGGCAGTTCCTTTTTGGGCAGCGCTACTTCGAGAAACACTTTGGGCGTCGCTGTACCGAATTCTGGAATCCCGATGTCTTTGGATACGCAGGGCAACTTCCGCAGATCATGCGTCTGGCAGGTATCGATAAGTTCCTGACGCAGAAGCTCTCTTGGAACCGCTTCACATCGCCCCAGCATCACACATTCTACTGGGAAAGCCCCGACGGCAGTCGAGTCCTTACGCACTTCCCACCCGCCGACACTTACAACGGCACTTGCGAGGTCGAGGAACTCCGCTATCACGCGGCAAACTACAAGAATGCTGACCGTGGCCGCGATGCTTATTACCTTTTCGGGCATGGCGATGGTGGTGGGGGGCCGACGACCGAGATGCTGGAGACGTTGCGCCGCACGAAAAACTTGCTAGGTGTCCCGAAGTGCGAGCATCGTACGCCGGAAGACTTCTTCCAGCGACTTGAGAAAAATACACGGTCGATTCCCAGCATCGTCGGCGAACTATATTTCGAGCTGCACCGTGGCACTTACACCAGCCAGGCGATGATGAAGCGCGGTTTGCGAAAAAGCGAGCGGCTATTGCATGACATTGAGTTGGTCGGTGTCTTGGCTCGCCACCAGTCGCAAGCGAGTTACCCCAAGGAGCGGGTTGATCAGCTTTGGAAGAAGCTGCTGCTGAACCAATTTCACGACATCCTGCCGGGTTCTTCGATCGCTGAAGTTCACGAACAGGCCCGCGGCGACTTTGCTTCGATTTTGGAGTTCGGACAAGCCATCCGCGAAGAATTGCTTGATCAACTTTCGCACGGAGAGTTGGAAAGCGGAGAACCAGAAGGCAGTACCTTGCTGCCGCTGAATACCACCAGCTTCCCGCGACGTGAAGTCGTCGAGACGGCTGATCGAGGGTTGCATTTGGTAGACGCACCGTCTGTTGGTTTTGGTGAATTCTTGCCGCGCAACGAGCCACGTATGCCGGTAACCATCGAGCTTCGTGATGGCGTGCTGCATTTGCAAAATGAGTCACTCTCGGCAAAGCTTTCCGAGAGTGGAGAGCTGTTAGAACTGAAGGAAACCGAATCGGGTCGGCAAGTTCTCAGTGGACCTGGCAATAAATTCGTTCTCTACGACGATCATCCCAGCCTCTGGGACGCCTGGGATGTTGAACCTTCGATTCTTGAAACAGGTCATGACTGCCAACCTGCCTCGCGGTGTCACATCCAAACTCCCGGACCCCTACGGGCGGAAGTCGTTTTTGAGCGAGCCATCGGCACGAGTAGCTCATTAAAACAGACCGTCCGTTTGGACGCTGATTCACGACGGTTGGAGTTTCACTGCGAGGTCGATTGGCAAGAAAAGCACAAGCTGCTCAAAGTGCATTTCCCAACCACGGTTCGCGCTAGTAACGCCACTTTCGAGATGCCCTTCGGTTTTGCTGAACGACCCACACACTGCAATACTTCTGCCGACGCAGCCCAGTTCGAAGTCCCGGGGCATCGTTGGGCAGATCTTTCAGAGCCAGGCTACGGAGTTGCCTTGCTTACTGATTGCAAGTACGGCTATAGCGTGAGTCGCGGTGATCTTGCTCTGAGCTTGCTGCGTGCTCCGACTTATCCTGACGAGCAATGCGATGTCGGTAAGCACCAATTTGCCTATGCTGTCGTGCCGCACCAAGGTGATTGGCGGTCTGGCGACGTCGTTCGCGAAGCGACCAGCTTCAACCAGCCATTGCTGTGGGCAAAGCGACCGGAAATTGAGGCTGGCCGCTCGCTATTTACCGTCGAAGGCGGTCTCGTGCTCGATACCGTCAAGCCTGCCGAAGACGGCGAAGGAGTGGTTGTCAGGCTTTACGATCCCTACGGCTCAAGCGGGCGAGCGGTCCTGAAAACACGCTTGCCATTCTCTTCCGCGTGCAAGTCCAACATCCTTGAGGACAATCTCGGGCACGTTGATCTTTTCGAGGAGATGTCCAGTGAAGGCGAACCTTGGCGTTGCCTCTCGCTCGACTACCGACCCGCGGAAGTCGTTTGCCTGCACCTTATCTAA
- a CDS encoding glycoside hydrolase family 71/99-like protein: protein MTDRKTQLTLFALLLLVPFSMAAESQAVPPLQNNELDGKVFCGYQGWFGAPGDGTEIGFDNYRFAGKFEPGTCVIDYWPDLSEFDEYEKYGTSFRHADDSVAHVFSAANARTVDRHFQWMKEYGIDGIFLQRFGWALKQPETLAHRNQVHENVRKAAVKHGRIRALMYDLTSLEAGDIEKYVIPDFKRIARRENLASDSSYVRFHGQPVVAVWGIGFNDNRAYSLEECSRLIEFLKNDPVFGGNAVMLGVPYYWREQGPDTVDDPRFIEVIKQADIISPWAVGRYGTVEDAQNLMSETLKADAQWTSQNDQGYLPVIFPGFSWHNLTTAEGKPKPLNRIPRLGGKFLWTQAAEVKRAGIDMVYVAMFDEMNEGTCVFKCTNDPPVGESPFLTYAVDQLPSDHYLWLTGRIGDLMGGELADLIELPQRNPE from the coding sequence GTGACTGATCGGAAGACGCAACTCACTCTCTTCGCACTGCTTCTTCTCGTCCCGTTCAGCATGGCTGCCGAGAGCCAAGCAGTACCACCACTGCAGAACAACGAACTGGACGGGAAGGTTTTCTGTGGCTATCAAGGCTGGTTCGGTGCGCCTGGGGATGGCACGGAGATCGGTTTCGATAACTACCGTTTCGCAGGTAAGTTTGAGCCCGGTACGTGCGTCATTGACTATTGGCCCGATCTGAGCGAGTTCGACGAGTATGAAAAATACGGAACGTCTTTCCGTCATGCGGATGACTCAGTCGCTCACGTATTTAGTGCCGCTAATGCGAGAACTGTTGATCGTCACTTCCAATGGATGAAAGAATACGGCATCGACGGCATTTTCCTGCAGCGTTTTGGTTGGGCTCTCAAGCAGCCAGAAACGCTAGCACATCGCAATCAAGTTCACGAGAACGTCCGTAAAGCGGCTGTTAAACATGGTCGAATCAGGGCACTGATGTACGATCTCACTTCGCTGGAAGCGGGAGACATCGAAAAGTACGTTATCCCCGACTTCAAGCGAATTGCGCGACGAGAGAACCTCGCCAGCGACTCCTCCTATGTCCGTTTCCACGGTCAGCCTGTGGTGGCTGTGTGGGGCATCGGGTTTAACGACAATCGTGCTTACAGTCTGGAAGAGTGCAGCCGACTTATCGAGTTCCTCAAGAACGATCCGGTCTTCGGAGGCAACGCGGTCATGCTGGGCGTGCCTTACTACTGGCGGGAGCAAGGCCCCGATACCGTGGATGATCCGCGGTTCATCGAAGTCATCAAACAGGCGGACATCATCTCACCTTGGGCCGTGGGCCGTTACGGCACAGTCGAGGATGCCCAAAACCTGATGAGTGAAACGCTGAAAGCCGATGCCCAGTGGACGAGCCAGAACGATCAAGGCTACTTGCCGGTGATCTTCCCAGGATTCAGTTGGCACAACTTGACAACGGCTGAGGGTAAACCCAAGCCACTCAACCGAATACCACGCCTAGGCGGTAAGTTCTTGTGGACGCAAGCGGCCGAAGTCAAGCGAGCAGGCATCGATATGGTTTACGTCGCGATGTTCGATGAAATGAACGAAGGAACCTGCGTGTTCAAATGCACGAACGATCCGCCCGTTGGTGAAAGTCCTTTTCTAACCTACGCCGTCGATCAGCTTCCTTCGGATCATTATCTCTGGCTAACGGGAAGAATTGGCGATTTGATGGGAGGTGAACTCGCCGATTTGATTGAACTGCCTCAGCGAAATCCCGAATAA
- a CDS encoding transglutaminase domain-containing protein: protein MIQVSWILVSCRLPALLAAIAVLCAGEVIANDVLTQAYSYPDGGGYNWVKGNSGTPAAIEFDGEVILAKGDGTICCGYTLSIATEVAKTRGLFKGKTADDLRRFQKLWYGDGKPGDKSLCVLAVESLGIGRAVDLADAKSGDFVQFWRQSGSGHSVVFLEPVEEDGVLVGFRYRSSQKSTDGIGDRTEYFSDDPKGRGAVSREQTYVCRLNSDSVETADQLAPQIATLIAEGRYSEAESALSQQVEAKENLATHDPAIQLELIRRVRHDFSLTTDTVLQQIRESIPDATLADLMRWRDAGDLQYRVIDGSPRYFRRAVSNLYRFNDDARMRRQAAPAGKGFDLTSHIAELVELSEAADEPSVSPIRQRVRYRLEVKPECPAVRRGAIVRAWLPFPQEYRQQREVRLLKSTPKHHSIAPNGAPHRSVYFEQTITDTNTPLRFEIEFEYLTSAWIPRLDPATVEPYDTSSELYRRYTAERLPHIALPPSVRRLAKNIVGDESNPLEKARLIFRWVSVNIPWCAEMEYSIIPSLSTKGLAARRGDCGVQGLVFVTLCRAAGVPARWQSGWQTQPGSENMHDWSEVYIEPWGWLPADASHGARDHADPRVRDFLCGHADPYRLIVNLDYARELAPPKTSFRSEPNDFQRGEIEIDGRNLYFDEWTYQFEVKSEKIEQAAD, encoded by the coding sequence ATGATTCAGGTCTCTTGGATTCTGGTCTCTTGCCGCCTGCCGGCTCTTCTCGCTGCGATAGCCGTGCTTTGCGCCGGTGAAGTGATCGCCAACGATGTTTTGACGCAGGCGTACAGCTATCCGGACGGTGGCGGTTACAACTGGGTTAAGGGCAATTCCGGTACGCCTGCTGCGATCGAGTTCGATGGCGAGGTGATCTTGGCGAAAGGCGACGGTACCATCTGCTGTGGCTACACGCTGTCGATCGCGACCGAGGTAGCGAAAACGCGAGGCCTTTTCAAAGGAAAGACCGCCGACGACCTCAGGCGTTTCCAGAAACTCTGGTATGGCGACGGCAAGCCAGGCGACAAGTCACTCTGCGTGTTAGCTGTTGAGTCGCTAGGCATCGGCCGTGCGGTCGACCTGGCCGACGCTAAGTCGGGCGACTTCGTCCAGTTTTGGCGACAGAGCGGATCGGGGCACAGCGTCGTTTTCCTTGAGCCGGTTGAGGAGGACGGCGTGCTGGTCGGCTTCCGCTACCGGAGTTCGCAAAAATCGACCGATGGTATCGGCGACCGCACTGAGTACTTCAGTGATGACCCGAAAGGCCGTGGCGCCGTCTCGCGCGAGCAGACCTACGTTTGCCGGCTGAACTCCGACTCTGTGGAAACGGCCGATCAGCTAGCGCCGCAGATTGCCACGCTCATTGCCGAAGGACGGTATTCTGAGGCCGAGTCGGCGCTCAGTCAGCAAGTCGAGGCTAAAGAAAATCTTGCCACGCACGACCCAGCGATTCAACTGGAGCTGATCCGCCGCGTCCGGCACGATTTCTCTCTCACGACCGATACGGTTTTGCAGCAGATCCGCGAATCGATACCCGACGCGACACTCGCCGATCTCATGCGGTGGCGCGACGCGGGAGACTTGCAGTACCGCGTGATCGACGGCTCGCCGCGTTACTTCCGGCGGGCCGTGTCGAACCTGTACCGCTTCAATGATGACGCGCGGATGCGTCGACAGGCGGCACCAGCGGGCAAGGGGTTCGACCTTACCAGCCATATTGCCGAGCTGGTCGAGTTGTCTGAAGCGGCCGACGAGCCGAGCGTCTCTCCGATTCGGCAACGCGTTCGCTATCGCCTCGAGGTGAAGCCTGAATGCCCGGCTGTGCGGCGTGGGGCCATTGTCCGTGCATGGCTGCCGTTCCCGCAAGAGTACCGCCAGCAGCGCGAGGTCCGATTGCTGAAGTCGACACCAAAGCATCATTCCATCGCGCCGAACGGTGCGCCCCATCGAAGCGTCTACTTTGAGCAGACCATCACCGACACAAACACGCCGCTCCGTTTTGAGATTGAGTTCGAGTACTTGACGTCAGCGTGGATTCCGCGACTCGACCCGGCGACGGTCGAGCCCTACGACACGTCGAGCGAACTTTACCGCCGCTACACGGCAGAGCGGCTACCACACATCGCCCTGCCCCCGAGCGTTCGGCGGCTGGCCAAGAACATTGTCGGCGACGAGAGCAACCCGCTTGAGAAGGCCCGGCTGATTTTTCGTTGGGTCTCAGTGAACATTCCGTGGTGTGCGGAGATGGAATACAGCATCATCCCGAGCCTTTCCACCAAAGGACTGGCCGCCCGACGCGGCGATTGTGGCGTGCAGGGGCTTGTGTTTGTTACGCTGTGCCGCGCCGCCGGCGTACCGGCTCGTTGGCAGAGCGGCTGGCAGACGCAACCCGGCAGCGAAAACATGCACGACTGGTCGGAGGTCTACATTGAGCCGTGGGGCTGGCTCCCCGCCGACGCGTCACACGGCGCCCGCGACCACGCCGATCCTCGGGTCCGTGATTTCCTCTGCGGGCACGCCGACCCGTATCGGTTGATTGTCAATCTTGACTACGCCCGAGAGCTCGCGCCGCCCAAGACGAGTTTCCGCAGCGAGCCGAACGACTTCCAGCGTGGCGAGATCGAGATCGATGGCCGCAACCTTTACTTTGACGAATGGACTTACCAATTCGAGGTAAAGTCGGAGAAGATCGAGCAAGCCGCAGACTGA